In Bacteroidota bacterium, a single window of DNA contains:
- a CDS encoding T9SS type A sorting domain-containing protein, with the protein MDIRKSYWRALWVLAFFAMSPQVKGQKLPGTWQKVVLPVANYSLGDFAFADSLHGIAYSFRWKILSTIDGGKNWVLDTDLVSNISGKSTLNTGECTGPHRGFFFSNDETVSIAPGATAVHELPNISEQNWRFYVMLGEKMYDTSYGFRVAEYVSTHDENDYQDSVVILVTHDGWQSSQLYGNAFLLNPAPHTTPPVLYSGTVVDSNDIWMGRGALHKANVLLHTSNAGTTWDTLLPVDTNRYKVKISGIQVNPKTHEVCILFLDSGSPDYAYSSDYGKSWRVDSTFGQRLWRLANPAPGILWAMIGQGICPCIYIDPPAAIVPSEMAHKLAYSSNNGATWTIDSATFASDSLEEMHFIDARHGWIASWSHDSVGIWYYNADAESGVIEDNHSLVLSNSIYPNPVRDEFTVSFTQPEGERVRYEINDALGHAVARGETDQQTLTLSASNFPSGVLLLRAEADGIVKTWRFVVTK; encoded by the coding sequence ATGGACATAAGGAAGTCATATTGGCGTGCGCTTTGGGTCCTGGCATTTTTTGCGATGTCCCCTCAGGTGAAGGGACAAAAGCTACCGGGTACCTGGCAGAAGGTGGTGTTGCCCGTTGCCAATTATAGCTTAGGGGATTTCGCATTTGCAGACAGTCTTCATGGCATCGCCTATTCATTTCGATGGAAAATCCTTTCGACAATAGATGGCGGCAAAAACTGGGTCCTCGATACTGACTTAGTGTCCAATATCAGTGGGAAGAGCACACTAAACACGGGCGAGTGTACCGGACCCCATCGGGGATTTTTCTTTTCCAACGACGAAACCGTATCCATCGCCCCAGGAGCAACTGCAGTCCATGAACTTCCAAATATCAGCGAACAGAATTGGAGATTCTATGTGATGCTGGGTGAGAAGATGTACGACACCTCGTACGGATTTCGTGTCGCAGAGTATGTAAGCACACATGATGAAAATGACTATCAGGACAGCGTCGTGATTCTTGTGACTCATGACGGCTGGCAGAGTTCGCAACTCTATGGCAACGCGTTTCTGCTCAACCCGGCGCCACATACAACTCCTCCTGTGTTGTATAGTGGTACCGTTGTCGATAGTAATGACATCTGGATGGGGCGTGGCGCGCTCCATAAAGCGAACGTTCTCCTGCACACCTCGAATGCGGGCACGACCTGGGATACCCTTTTGCCGGTCGACACCAATCGCTATAAGGTCAAAATTAGTGGAATCCAGGTCAATCCTAAGACACACGAAGTTTGCATTCTCTTCTTGGACAGCGGCTCGCCGGACTACGCCTATTCCAGCGATTATGGCAAATCATGGCGGGTCGATTCCACGTTCGGTCAACGGCTATGGCGGTTAGCAAATCCTGCCCCGGGGATTTTGTGGGCAATGATTGGCCAGGGCATCTGTCCGTGCATCTACATAGATCCGCCCGCCGCCATAGTTCCCAGCGAGATGGCGCATAAACTCGCGTATAGCTCCAATAATGGGGCGACATGGACGATTGATTCCGCAACCTTCGCTTCTGACTCGTTGGAAGAGATGCACTTCATCGACGCACGTCATGGCTGGATCGCCTCCTGGAGTCATGATAGTGTAGGAATATGGTATTACAATGCGGACGCAGAAAGCGGCGTGATAGAAGACAATCACTCTTTGGTATTGTCTAATTCAATTTATCCCAATCCCGTCCGCGATGAATTCACCGTCAGCTTCACGCAACCGGAGGGCGAGCGAGTCCGCTATGAGATTAACGATGCACTGGGCCATGCAGTGGCGCGTGGCGAGACGGATCAGCAAACGCTCACGCTCTCCGCGAGCAATTTTCCCTCGGGGGTGCTGCTGCTTCGCGCAGAAGCTGATGGCATCGTTAAGACATGGCGGTTCGTGGTGACGAAGTAG
- a CDS encoding T9SS type A sorting domain-containing protein: protein MKFIRIGILLLLPLAAQAQTITLGPITKLAYCVGDTMLVPYAASGTFASDNHFFVQLSDASGSFASYAPIGNDAALNGSISVALNNVGSHFRVKVASTNPYDTSMRNADDIAVVAYPSPIPGTIAPRFKKLGPVGDNPFTKAIGLVGTDIRFADRAAEASGSTYSWTFGDGSTPTSSLTDSSVVRFAADGKKIGSITATNPTGCITVDSFKCFVLSCNPVIPRDAHIVTGDETGDYPSVWVKAGGRFTTTHFRTQFVYVEPAGVLAVGDNENGVYFVRAGASITSGITPEYLAAVLSPGMTISNYGNLEDFDTFYCPDLTFNYSELGVTSYNLPESQLSIHQSSNQLFARADAAESINLKLLNILGEEVLAKHGIGEIDLDLTSFQEGVYFAVAQAGNQHEVRRIAVVH, encoded by the coding sequence ATGAAGTTCATCCGTATCGGAATTCTACTTCTTCTCCCGCTCGCGGCACAAGCCCAGACAATCACGCTTGGGCCGATCACAAAGCTCGCATATTGCGTCGGCGATACGATGCTCGTGCCCTACGCGGCCAGTGGGACGTTCGCGAGCGACAATCACTTCTTCGTGCAGCTATCGGATGCGAGTGGATCGTTCGCGTCCTACGCGCCAATCGGAAATGACGCAGCTCTGAATGGGTCTATCAGCGTAGCACTGAACAATGTGGGATCACATTTCAGAGTAAAGGTAGCATCTACCAATCCATACGATACGTCGATGAGGAACGCGGACGACATTGCGGTTGTCGCATACCCATCTCCTATCCCAGGCACTATCGCACCACGTTTCAAGAAGCTTGGGCCGGTGGGTGATAACCCATTTACTAAAGCGATTGGGTTAGTCGGTACAGATATTCGGTTTGCGGATCGAGCAGCAGAAGCAAGCGGTTCAACTTATTCATGGACCTTTGGAGATGGATCGACTCCAACCTCATCTTTGACGGATTCTTCAGTCGTAAGGTTCGCTGCGGATGGCAAAAAGATCGGATCAATAACCGCAACGAATCCGACCGGTTGCATTACCGTGGATTCCTTCAAGTGTTTCGTTCTTAGTTGCAATCCAGTTATCCCTCGGGACGCGCACATAGTCACAGGCGATGAGACCGGCGATTATCCAAGCGTTTGGGTCAAGGCTGGTGGACGTTTCACGACGACCCACTTTCGAACGCAGTTTGTATATGTTGAACCCGCTGGCGTCCTGGCAGTCGGCGATAATGAGAACGGAGTCTACTTTGTTCGCGCGGGCGCTTCCATTACGAGTGGAATCACTCCAGAGTACCTTGCGGCAGTGCTATCTCCGGGAATGACGATTTCGAATTACGGCAATCTGGAAGACTTCGACACATTCTATTGTCCGGATCTCACATTCAATTATTCAGAGTTAGGAGTCACCTCCTACAATCTGCCGGAGTCCCAACTCTCCATCCACCAATCCTCCAATCAGCTTTTCGCCCGTGCCGATGCCGCCGAATCAATAAACCTAAAGCTCCTAAATATTCTCGGCGAGGAAGTGCTGGCAAAACACGGAATCGGTGAGATCGATCTCGATCTCACGTCGTTCCAGGAAGGGGTATATTTTGCAGTCGCGCAGGCGGGAAATCAGCACGAAGTGCGGAGAATCGCGGTAGTACATTAG
- a CDS encoding DEAD/DEAH box helicase, whose product MKNSLSQPHNTAHITAEVAIEQNPFFDLGLIPEICERVAKIGYTTPTPVQREAIPLVLEGHDVIGIAQTGTGKTAAFMLPLIDSLICSGIVGESEPAKPKSAPARPSGRPASGRQGARAAAPRSPARTPRVLVLEPTRELAVQVHEATVSFAQGSGLRAVVIYGGVGQRPQEREFERGCDILIATPGRLNDLLGQRIVSLSGIEFLVLDEADRMLDMGFLPQIKRITAQVPRDRQTLMFSATLSHEIEELERRLTNDPTLVEVGGRRKPAEGVTQQIYSVMRLKKPELLLKLLQDMQRDASATEKPLTLIFTRTKHDADRVAHVLDHAGVNVTKLHSDLTQADRTRALADFKSRRFDTLVATDVASRGLDIEDISHVINYEPPMSPDDYVHRVGRTARAEKTGIAITLVGPEEEPLMREIEKRIGMQIERTTIEGFAPPPPIEMSIAERRRLKGWSRR is encoded by the coding sequence ATGAAGAACAGTCTCTCACAGCCGCATAACACGGCACACATCACCGCAGAAGTTGCGATTGAGCAAAATCCATTTTTCGATCTGGGTCTCATTCCCGAGATTTGCGAACGGGTCGCCAAGATTGGCTACACCACGCCAACTCCCGTGCAGCGCGAGGCAATTCCGCTCGTGCTCGAAGGGCACGATGTCATTGGCATCGCGCAGACGGGTACCGGCAAGACCGCCGCTTTCATGCTGCCGCTCATCGACTCACTAATCTGCTCCGGCATCGTGGGCGAGAGCGAACCAGCAAAACCAAAATCCGCCCCGGCAAGACCCTCGGGCCGACCGGCCTCTGGCAGGCAGGGCGCGCGTGCTGCTGCGCCGAGAAGTCCTGCGCGGACTCCTCGCGTTCTGGTGCTCGAACCAACTCGCGAGCTCGCAGTCCAAGTCCACGAGGCAACCGTGAGCTTTGCCCAAGGATCCGGACTCCGCGCAGTTGTCATCTACGGCGGTGTCGGCCAGCGGCCACAAGAACGCGAGTTCGAGCGTGGCTGCGATATCCTCATCGCCACACCGGGCCGACTCAACGATCTGCTCGGTCAGCGCATCGTCTCGCTTTCCGGAATCGAATTCCTCGTGCTCGATGAAGCCGACCGGATGCTCGATATGGGATTCCTTCCTCAGATCAAGCGCATCACCGCACAGGTCCCACGCGATCGTCAAACGCTCATGTTCAGTGCCACGCTCTCGCATGAGATCGAGGAGCTCGAGCGCCGACTCACAAACGACCCGACACTTGTCGAAGTCGGCGGACGCCGCAAACCGGCCGAAGGCGTGACGCAGCAAATCTACTCGGTTATGCGGCTCAAAAAGCCGGAGCTGTTGCTCAAGCTTTTGCAGGACATGCAGCGTGATGCCAGCGCGACCGAAAAGCCGCTTACCCTCATCTTCACCCGCACCAAGCATGATGCCGATCGTGTCGCGCACGTGCTCGATCATGCCGGAGTCAACGTGACCAAGCTCCACTCCGATCTGACGCAAGCCGACCGCACCCGAGCGCTGGCTGATTTCAAGAGTCGAAGGTTCGACACCCTCGTCGCGACCGATGTGGCAAGCCGCGGACTCGACATCGAGGACATCAGCCACGTCATCAATTATGAGCCGCCCATGTCGCCGGACGATTACGTCCACCGCGTGGGCCGCACTGCTCGCGCCGAGAAGACCGGCATTGCGATCACACTCGTCGGTCCCGAAGAAGAGCCGCTGATGCGCGAAATTGAAAAGCGCATCGGCATGCAGATCGAGCGGACGACCATCGAAGGCTTCGCTCCGCCGCCGCCGATTGAAATGTCCATAGCCGAACGCCGACGGCTCAAGGGCTGGTCGAGGAGGTAA
- a CDS encoding T9SS type A sorting domain-containing protein, translating into MSRSFIILALASALAVCTLPSRSFAQSNVGPLELDSGFAAAASTPGKIESAAGGTSAEVTCYFANRFSLDVLAGGKIYDQTNNGIHFGLLFYDVYGNPLPGFGTNGMANVSWSGTNDYPLQLLLMPDNSVFAVGGSTNSVAPSQDSSFPTLYHLKSDGTPDATFEGTGRRSFAQTIGHGEFGSIDSVSIWVGTTKQQRFVAMGYVGGGLPGAGFSIAWFDTTGTLESRFGNGGLTRVSAAVHQVHGFQLPSHRYLLIGVADTTGEILLSRLDTNGRPDSTFGVNALLRPGIVPNSTIISIFSARDKYLYVVAAPDSSTHIPYAIFRFDTNGVLDHNYGSNGYATDPVLSKVVPKGITLTNDGSILLAGEMLAPVTPGGHTVGAAMKFFGKGLLDSSFGVNGLTLLDADMGTRRNQILSFVPVGKLTGNPHAGRFIAIGNSFPSGNVSNFLLSAWTQVPIFKFSTSTLDFGDVDTGSSLTKSFTFVNFDSVSHFVDSIAVLGPQIFSVVSPLGRDTIGPGQTETVIVAYRPHVIGRDSNHVSVFTHGGFPDIVTVYGTGVASSSSVAMTPAITGSLWISPNPVGTTARIDVTNDEIEHVMILDVLGRTVESYTTGTTSGSTLGEFQFDVTEIPNGVYFCNVTTKRGTQTVRFTVEH; encoded by the coding sequence ATGAGTCGGTCGTTTATCATTCTTGCGCTCGCCAGCGCCCTCGCCGTCTGCACCCTTCCAAGCCGTAGTTTCGCGCAAAGCAATGTCGGACCGCTCGAGCTCGACTCCGGGTTCGCCGCAGCCGCTAGCACGCCTGGAAAGATCGAATCCGCCGCAGGTGGCACGTCCGCGGAGGTGACCTGTTATTTTGCGAATCGCTTTTCGCTCGATGTCCTGGCCGGTGGGAAGATTTACGACCAGACGAATAACGGCATTCACTTCGGCCTACTGTTTTATGATGTCTACGGCAACCCGCTGCCTGGTTTTGGCACGAACGGAATGGCGAACGTGAGTTGGAGCGGGACCAATGACTACCCGCTGCAACTCCTGTTGATGCCGGATAACAGCGTATTTGCCGTTGGCGGCAGCACGAATTCAGTTGCGCCATCTCAGGACTCATCGTTCCCGACGCTCTATCATCTGAAATCCGATGGAACACCCGATGCGACATTTGAAGGGACGGGACGCCGAAGCTTTGCACAGACTATTGGCCATGGTGAATTCGGCAGCATCGACTCAGTATCCATCTGGGTGGGTACGACGAAACAACAGCGGTTCGTGGCGATGGGCTATGTCGGAGGTGGTTTGCCCGGTGCTGGGTTCTCCATCGCATGGTTTGACACGACTGGTACCCTGGAGTCGCGGTTTGGCAATGGTGGGCTAACGAGAGTCTCAGCCGCAGTCCATCAGGTCCATGGCTTCCAACTTCCCAGTCACCGCTATCTCCTCATTGGAGTCGCCGATACGACCGGCGAGATTCTCCTTTCCCGTTTGGACACCAATGGCCGACCCGACAGCACGTTCGGTGTCAATGCTTTGCTGCGGCCGGGCATTGTGCCGAATAGCACGATAATTTCAATCTTCTCCGCAAGGGATAAGTATTTGTACGTGGTCGCTGCACCGGATTCCTCCACGCACATCCCCTATGCGATTTTTCGTTTCGATACCAACGGCGTGCTCGACCACAATTACGGATCGAATGGCTACGCAACGGACCCAGTCCTTTCGAAGGTTGTTCCAAAGGGAATTACCCTGACAAATGATGGCAGTATTTTACTAGCCGGTGAAATGTTGGCACCGGTGACGCCCGGCGGTCATACCGTTGGCGCCGCGATGAAATTTTTTGGTAAAGGCCTTCTGGACTCTTCCTTCGGAGTTAACGGTCTGACCCTTCTGGACGCCGATATGGGTACGCGCCGCAACCAAATTCTCAGCTTCGTCCCGGTCGGGAAGTTGACCGGCAATCCTCACGCCGGAAGGTTCATCGCAATTGGCAACTCGTTTCCGTCTGGCAATGTCAGCAATTTTCTACTCTCGGCGTGGACGCAGGTCCCGATCTTCAAGTTCAGCACTTCGACTTTGGATTTTGGCGACGTAGATACCGGCTCGAGTCTCACGAAATCGTTTACGTTCGTCAACTTTGACTCCGTCAGTCACTTCGTCGATTCCATTGCCGTCCTTGGACCTCAGATTTTTTCAGTCGTATCCCCGCTTGGACGAGATACGATCGGACCAGGACAGACAGAGACGGTCATCGTCGCATATCGGCCGCACGTGATTGGCCGCGATAGCAACCATGTATCCGTCTTTACTCACGGCGGCTTTCCTGATATTGTGACAGTCTATGGGACGGGCGTCGCTTCGTCTTCTTCCGTCGCCATGACTCCCGCGATCACCGGCTCACTCTGGATCTCTCCGAATCCGGTTGGCACAACGGCTCGCATCGATGTCACCAATGACGAGATCGAACATGTGATGATTCTCGATGTGCTGGGACGCACGGTGGAGTCCTATACTACTGGAACAACCTCGGGTTCAACACTCGGTGAGTTCCAGTTCGACGTCACGGAGATTCCGAACGGCGTCTATTTCTGCAACGTAACAACAAAGAGAGGCACGCAAACTGTCCGCTTTACGGTCGAGCACTGA
- a CDS encoding T9SS type A sorting domain-containing protein — protein sequence MKPFCVRLILLAAIAAFAPFSAQAQWSADQKLSTTDTNAMLNENMGRCLAVSGDSVYVVWVDTKTGSVYHKHSYDGGSTWSADMIVATGHCAFPSIAASGGSVHIAYRGAIGTDYYSYYVRSLDGGNTWGAALSLGKFYWWPSITCEGNHVFVAINDTLANTAYNSEVYFFRSMDNGSTWDSLVRISNAAGRSEDPSIAAAGGCVHMAWNDNRTGIMQTWYRRSTDAGATWLPDTQLTNSTVFCYFPILCASGSNVDLAYGDRQTGNYEIHFKQSTDFGETWAGSIQLTHAGGTSTEAYPVIARSGDDIHVVWFLFGGGVYYEHSGDGARSWDSEVTLSSKASNPFVATGNGATHVIWIDHREGYAAVYYKHRLVVSKQATLAVPTNLAFEKSRVGGEVDLSIEISNPTNTAIAILKDTIDSPVFKWVSAAPPMIIPANDSIRITMGFSPTSSQSYSGAVWIITNESSINLHRIMLSGEGVSQSVVTAGSSIDQIQIFPNPANTNATLRLTNQTSLENVSLSYYDVAGKLLGTETIGNVSAGHVNLPMLLPQSTGALFVRVTSDGRLLDELKIVQSR from the coding sequence ATGAAGCCATTTTGTGTTCGTCTTATTCTGCTCGCCGCAATTGCGGCGTTTGCTCCGTTTTCTGCTCAAGCCCAGTGGTCCGCCGACCAAAAGCTCTCCACCACAGACACCAACGCCATGCTCAACGAGAACATGGGCCGCTGCCTTGCCGTGAGCGGCGATAGCGTCTATGTCGTGTGGGTTGACACTAAGACTGGTTCGGTCTACCACAAGCATTCCTATGACGGCGGCTCGACGTGGAGCGCGGATATGATCGTGGCCACCGGCCACTGTGCGTTTCCTTCGATCGCGGCGAGTGGCGGCAGTGTGCATATCGCGTATCGCGGAGCGATCGGCACCGATTACTACTCCTATTATGTCCGGTCATTGGATGGCGGCAATACGTGGGGCGCAGCCCTCTCGCTTGGAAAATTCTACTGGTGGCCATCGATCACCTGCGAAGGCAATCACGTATTTGTTGCGATCAACGATACGCTTGCCAACACAGCCTATAACTCCGAAGTCTATTTCTTCCGCTCGATGGATAACGGATCGACGTGGGACTCCCTCGTTCGCATTTCGAATGCCGCGGGGCGCTCAGAAGATCCGAGCATTGCGGCCGCAGGTGGCTGCGTCCACATGGCGTGGAACGACAACCGAACGGGCATCATGCAAACGTGGTATCGCCGCTCGACCGACGCGGGTGCGACGTGGCTGCCGGATACCCAGCTTACGAATTCGACGGTGTTCTGTTATTTCCCAATTCTTTGCGCATCGGGCTCGAATGTCGATCTCGCATACGGCGACCGACAGACTGGCAACTATGAGATTCACTTTAAGCAGTCTACTGACTTTGGAGAGACGTGGGCAGGCTCTATCCAGCTAACCCATGCCGGAGGCACTAGCACGGAAGCGTATCCCGTGATCGCGCGGAGCGGCGATGACATTCACGTCGTCTGGTTTCTATTCGGTGGCGGCGTGTACTACGAACATTCCGGCGATGGCGCCAGATCTTGGGACTCTGAAGTGACGCTATCGTCGAAGGCCAGCAACCCTTTCGTTGCCACCGGAAACGGGGCAACCCACGTTATATGGATCGATCATCGTGAAGGATATGCGGCGGTATATTACAAGCATCGCTTGGTCGTCAGCAAGCAGGCAACGCTTGCGGTACCGACGAATCTAGCGTTTGAGAAGTCGCGGGTAGGCGGAGAAGTCGATCTTTCAATCGAGATTTCAAACCCAACCAATACTGCGATTGCAATTCTGAAGGATACCATCGATTCTCCGGTGTTTAAGTGGGTCAGTGCGGCTCCGCCCATGATCATTCCTGCGAATGATAGCATTCGGATTACAATGGGCTTCTCTCCAACCAGTTCGCAGTCTTATTCCGGAGCAGTCTGGATCATAACGAACGAAAGCAGTATAAATCTGCATCGGATTATGTTGAGTGGCGAGGGAGTCAGTCAATCAGTAGTGACGGCAGGCAGCTCAATCGATCAGATTCAGATCTTCCCGAATCCGGCGAACACAAACGCGACGCTCCGGCTCACCAATCAGACGTCGCTAGAAAATGTATCGCTTAGTTACTATGACGTTGCTGGCAAACTCCTGGGTACCGAGACCATTGGGAATGTGAGTGCAGGCCACGTGAATCTTCCGATGCTTTTACCGCAAAGCACCGGTGCACTCTTCGTCCGTGTCACGTCCGATGGAAGGCTGCTTGATGAACTCAAGATTGTGCAATCCCGGTAA
- the metG gene encoding methionine--tRNA ligase, producing MPNFKRTLITAALPYVNAPSHVGHLAGCYLPADLYARFKRLKGEDILFICGSDELGAAITISAEKEGVSPQIIIDRNHTLNKASFEKLGISFDYYGRTSSATHRETAQQFFLEVHKGGYLVPREEPQLYDEAAKMFLPDRYVEGTCPVCSSTKARGDQCENCGTYLNQTELIDPISTVTGTRPVLRATKHWYFALSRFQNQLEDYVESHRLDWKDNVLQGARSWLKSGLQDRPITRDLTWGIPVPLDGAEGKVLYVWFDAPIGYISATKEARSTDWQTWWQDYDTRWVAFLGKDNIVFHTILFPAMLMAHNASGADRKFILPDNVPANEFMNLESQKLSKSRGWIIEIHEMLERYPVDVIRYAIATMLPEQKDSDFTWREFQAHVNNELADIFGNFANRVLTFASKHFENKIMGNRKELDDAGNAMLALFGTRAKEIAALYERFRLREVTSETMDLARTANKYFNDAQPWKLIKENKEEAAKVIRSCLEALRALAIYFAPITPDASKRILATLGSTDPETWDNAHEPKLHGQVAIGPIEILFHKIEDETVANEVERLRTMAAKVDAAGAGVGAHHANSALSTSGATTAAPEHSALISIDDFKKIQLRTALILEAERVPKSKKLVKLQISLGEEKRQIVAGIGEKYTPEQLVGKTIVVVANLKPAKLMGQESNGMLLAVNDANGVVSLVTPEWAAMDGLEVR from the coding sequence ATGCCGAACTTCAAGCGAACCCTCATCACCGCCGCGCTGCCGTATGTTAATGCTCCGTCCCACGTCGGGCATCTGGCCGGATGCTATCTACCGGCCGATCTCTATGCGCGGTTCAAGCGCCTGAAGGGCGAGGATATCCTCTTCATTTGCGGCTCGGACGAACTCGGCGCGGCAATTACGATTTCGGCGGAAAAAGAGGGCGTCTCGCCGCAGATCATCATCGATCGTAACCATACGCTGAACAAGGCATCGTTCGAGAAACTCGGAATCTCGTTCGATTATTACGGCCGTACCTCCAGCGCGACGCACCGCGAGACGGCGCAGCAGTTCTTCCTGGAGGTGCATAAAGGAGGTTATCTCGTCCCAAGAGAAGAGCCACAACTCTATGACGAAGCAGCGAAGATGTTCCTGCCGGACCGCTACGTCGAAGGCACGTGTCCCGTTTGTTCATCGACGAAAGCGCGCGGCGATCAGTGTGAGAATTGCGGGACTTACCTGAACCAGACCGAGCTGATCGACCCGATCTCAACCGTTACCGGGACACGACCGGTCTTGCGGGCGACCAAGCACTGGTATTTCGCGCTCTCCAGATTCCAGAACCAGCTCGAAGATTACGTTGAGAGTCACCGGCTCGATTGGAAGGACAACGTTCTGCAAGGCGCACGGAGTTGGCTCAAATCCGGATTGCAGGACCGGCCCATCACCCGCGATCTCACCTGGGGTATTCCGGTCCCCCTTGACGGCGCCGAAGGCAAGGTACTCTATGTGTGGTTCGATGCACCGATCGGATATATCAGCGCAACCAAGGAGGCGCGGTCGACCGACTGGCAAACCTGGTGGCAAGATTATGACACCCGCTGGGTGGCATTTCTTGGCAAGGATAATATTGTGTTTCACACGATACTATTTCCGGCGATGCTCATGGCGCACAATGCATCAGGCGCCGATCGGAAGTTCATCTTACCAGATAACGTCCCTGCGAACGAGTTTATGAATCTCGAGTCGCAGAAGCTTTCGAAATCGCGCGGCTGGATCATCGAGATTCACGAGATGCTGGAGCGGTATCCGGTGGATGTGATCCGCTATGCCATCGCGACGATGCTGCCCGAGCAAAAGGATTCGGACTTCACCTGGCGCGAGTTTCAGGCGCACGTCAACAACGAACTGGCCGATATCTTTGGCAACTTCGCGAACCGCGTGCTCACGTTCGCCTCGAAGCATTTCGAGAACAAGATCATGGGCAACCGCAAAGAGTTGGACGATGCCGGCAATGCTATGCTCGCGCTGTTCGGCACGCGCGCGAAAGAGATTGCCGCGCTCTACGAGCGATTCCGCTTGCGCGAAGTGACCAGCGAGACGATGGACCTTGCGCGCACGGCGAATAAGTATTTCAACGATGCCCAGCCGTGGAAGCTGATTAAAGAAAACAAAGAGGAAGCGGCGAAAGTCATTCGCTCGTGCTTGGAAGCATTGCGCGCGCTTGCGATTTATTTTGCCCCCATTACCCCGGATGCCTCGAAGCGCATTCTTGCCACGCTTGGAAGCACCGATCCGGAAACATGGGACAACGCCCACGAGCCGAAGCTCCACGGGCAAGTCGCTATTGGGCCAATCGAAATCCTGTTTCACAAGATCGAGGACGAGACCGTGGCGAATGAAGTCGAGCGACTCCGAACGATGGCAGCGAAGGTTGATGCCGCGGGCGCCGGGGTCGGCGCCCACCACGCGAACTCTGCACTCAGCACTTCTGGCGCAACCACGGCTGCGCCTGAGCACTCAGCACTTATTTCCATTGACGACTTCAAGAAGATTCAGCTTCGCACGGCACTGATCCTGGAAGCCGAGCGCGTGCCGAAATCGAAAAAGCTTGTGAAGCTCCAAATTTCTTTGGGCGAAGAGAAGCGCCAGATCGTCGCCGGCATTGGCGAGAAGTACACGCCGGAGCAACTGGTGGGGAAGACGATCGTTGTGGTCGCCAACCTCAAGCCGGCAAAGCTGATGGGTCAGGAGTCGAACGGAATGCTGCTCGCGGTGAACGATGCGAATGGTGTTGTCTCGCTCGTAACACCAGAATGGGCCGCGATGGATGGGCTGGAAGTGCGGTAG
- a CDS encoding isoprenylcysteine carboxylmethyltransferase family protein — protein sequence MTDLNRKALGGLLALILILAAVLFSAAGTFGYWQAWLFLTIFGSSVLAITLYLMKYDPKLLERRVNAGPAAEKQKSQKIIQGFAQIAFLLVIAFPAVDHRMGWSLVPAPIVIAGDGMVALGLLLVFFVFKANTFTSGTIEVMAEQTVISTGPYAVVRHPMYVGGLIFLIGVPLALGSWWGLIAVVPITLVIILRLLDEERFLAANLPVYSDYSRIVKYRLVPFIW from the coding sequence ATGACCGATCTGAACCGGAAAGCACTTGGCGGGCTCCTCGCATTGATACTCATTTTGGCTGCGGTCCTGTTCTCAGCCGCTGGAACATTCGGCTACTGGCAAGCTTGGCTCTTCCTGACGATCTTTGGATCGTCCGTGCTCGCGATCACGCTCTATTTGATGAAGTATGATCCAAAGCTTTTGGAACGGCGGGTCAATGCCGGCCCGGCAGCAGAGAAGCAAAAGTCACAGAAGATCATCCAAGGCTTTGCACAGATTGCGTTCCTGCTTGTCATCGCATTCCCGGCTGTGGATCACCGGATGGGTTGGTCCTTGGTTCCGGCTCCGATCGTCATTGCCGGTGATGGTATGGTGGCGCTTGGATTGCTGCTGGTATTCTTCGTATTCAAGGCAAACACATTTACCTCTGGCACGATCGAGGTGATGGCGGAGCAGACGGTCATTTCGACCGGACCTTATGCAGTTGTGCGGCATCCGATGTATGTCGGCGGACTCATCTTCCTCATCGGAGTGCCGCTTGCGCTTGGATCCTGGTGGGGATTGATCGCGGTCGTTCCAATCACGTTAGTTATCATCTTGAGGCTTCTCGATGAGGAGAGATTCCTCGCTGCCAATCTTCCGGTATATTCTGACTATTCCAGAATCGTGAAGTACCGATTGGTACCATTTATCTGGTAG